The following DNA comes from Serpentinimonas raichei.
CCGGCCTTCTTCAAAAAAGCTTTTGAGCCCGAGCCGGTACAGGGAGAGCTTTTCGGGCGGCACCTGCGGCAGCAACTCGCCCGGCGCGCGCAAGGCCAGCGAAGCAGGCAGGTATTCCTTGAGCGCCACCTTCTGCCCGGCCGGGTCGAGCGCCAGATAGACCAAGCCAAACCCGCCACTGGCCAACAGACGCAGCACCCGGTAGCCGCCAATCAGGGTTTCGGGGGGCAAGGGAGCGGGCTTGGTCTTTGACATAATCGGAACAGAGCAAAACCCGCATCGTTGCAACAAGAAAAGAGTGAATCCGTGCCAGTTTACAGCATGACCGGCTATGCCTGCGCCACCCAGCGCCTGCGCCCCACCGAGGCCGCCCCCCACTCGCCCGAGCTCGTGCTGGGGGTGGAGATTCGTTCCGTCAACAGCCGCTTTCTGGACTTGGGGTTTCGCTTGGGCGATGAACTGCGCGCCTGCGAACCCGCGCTGCGTGAGCGCCTGCAAGCCAGCCTCAAGCGCGGCAAGGTCGAGTTGCGGGCGTGGGTCGAGGGCCGCACCGAGGCCGCATGGCGCGCTCCCAACAGCGCCGAACTGCAAAAATTGCTGTCTATGCAAGACCAGATCCGCACTTGGCTGCCCCATGCGCGCGAACTCTCGGTGGCCGAGCTGCTGCAATTGCTGGCGCGCACGCCCCCACTGCCGGCCGCCTTGACCGAGGCCGCGTCCAGCTTGGCCGCACAGGTGCTCGACGAGCTGCGCCACGCCCGCCAACGCGAGGGCGAACGGCTGGTCCAGATGCTGCACGAGCGGCTCGCACAGTTGCAGGCGCTGGCGCAACAGGCCCAGCCCTTGGTGCCGGCCCAGGTCGAGCAGCAGCGGCTGCGTTTTCTGGAGCGCTGGAACGAGGCCATGGGCCACACCGGCGCCGACTCCAGCCCCGCCCCGGCGGCGGCCCACGAGCGCGCCCTGACCGAAGCCACCGCCTACGCGCTGCGGCTTGACGTCGCTGAAGAACTGACGCGCCTGCAGTCGCACCTGAGCGAGATCGGCGACGTGCTGCAGCGCGGCGGCGAGGTCGGCAAGCGGCTCGATTTTTTGATCCAAGAACTGCAACGCGAGGCCAACACCTTGGGCAGCAAATCCTCCAGCCTCACCCTGACGCGCATTGCGGTGGAAATGAAAGTGCTGATCGAGCAAATGCGCGAACAGGTGCAAAATCTCGAATAAAGATGGATTACCCCGGCAACCTGTACGTGGTCTGTGCCGCCAGCGGCACCGGCAAATCGAGCCTCGTCAAGGCGTGGCGGCAAGCTGATGCGCTGCTGGCCTTGTCGATCTCGCACACCACCCGGGCCCCGCGGGGCCAAGAGCGCAATGGGCGCGAATACCACTTTGTGAGCGCCCAGACCTTTGACCAGTTGCTGGCAGCGGGGGCCTTCGTCGAGTGGGCGCACGTGCACGGCCAGCGCTACGGCACCTCGCACCTGGCGCTGGCCGAGGCGCTGCGCAACGGGGCCGACCTGGTGCTCGAGATCGACTACCAGGGCGCCCTGCAGATCAAGCAACAATTCCCGCATGCGGCCCTGATTTTTGTGCTTCCCCCCAGTTGGGAGGAGCTGCGCACTAGGCTGCAACGGCGCGCCGAAGACAGCGCCGAGGTGATCGAGCTGCGGCTGCGCAACGCCGTGGAAGAGGTGGCCCAAGTCGATCGCTTCGACTTCGTTATAATCAATGATTCATTTGAGCGCGCCCTGTCTGATCTGCAGTCGATCGCCCACGCCCAGCGCTTGCGTG
Coding sequences within:
- a CDS encoding YicC/YloC family endoribonuclease, producing the protein MPVYSMTGYACATQRLRPTEAAPHSPELVLGVEIRSVNSRFLDLGFRLGDELRACEPALRERLQASLKRGKVELRAWVEGRTEAAWRAPNSAELQKLLSMQDQIRTWLPHARELSVAELLQLLARTPPLPAALTEAASSLAAQVLDELRHARQREGERLVQMLHERLAQLQALAQQAQPLVPAQVEQQRLRFLERWNEAMGHTGADSSPAPAAAHERALTEATAYALRLDVAEELTRLQSHLSEIGDVLQRGGEVGKRLDFLIQELQREANTLGSKSSSLTLTRIAVEMKVLIEQMREQVQNLE
- the gmk gene encoding guanylate kinase, producing the protein MDYPGNLYVVCAASGTGKSSLVKAWRQADALLALSISHTTRAPRGQERNGREYHFVSAQTFDQLLAAGAFVEWAHVHGQRYGTSHLALAEALRNGADLVLEIDYQGALQIKQQFPHAALIFVLPPSWEELRTRLQRRAEDSAEVIELRLRNAVEEVAQVDRFDFVIINDSFERALSDLQSIAHAQRLRVATQRRRRADTFSALQIA